The following coding sequences are from one Nitrospirota bacterium window:
- a CDS encoding radical SAM protein codes for MLKVNEIFKSIQGESTYAGLPCVFVRLAGCNLRCSYCDTAYAYYDGREMSGKEIFSKIKDYKIKLVEFTGGEPLLQKDIYPLISSLLDKGYKVLVETNGSISIAGLDRRAIVIMDIKTPESGMSEKMDFKNLNLLKEKDEVKFVVMNREDYSWAKGIIEKFGLIKKCHVLMSPAFGLVKPDTLASWILRDNLPVRLQLQIHKYIWKVGERKKVHLQKSC; via the coding sequence ATGCTTAAGGTCAATGAAATCTTTAAGAGCATCCAGGGAGAGTCTACATATGCAGGACTGCCATGTGTTTTTGTCAGACTTGCCGGCTGCAATCTGAGATGTTCTTATTGCGATACAGCTTATGCTTATTACGATGGAAGGGAGATGTCAGGCAAAGAAATATTTTCAAAAATTAAGGATTACAAAATTAAACTTGTTGAATTTACAGGTGGAGAGCCCCTTCTGCAGAAAGATATTTATCCGCTGATAAGCAGTCTCCTTGATAAAGGTTATAAAGTCCTCGTTGAAACCAATGGTTCAATAAGCATTGCAGGGCTTGACAGAAGGGCTATTGTTATAATGGACATAAAAACACCTGAAAGCGGCATGAGTGAGAAAATGGATTTTAAAAACCTTAACCTGCTGAAAGAAAAAGACGAGGTTAAATTTGTCGTAATGAATAGAGAAGATTACTCATGGGCAAAAGGCATTATTGAGAAATTCGGGCTTATTAAAAAATGCCACGTCCTTATGTCGCCTGCCTTTGGCCTGGTCAAACCCGATACCCTCGCTTCATGGATTCTGCGTGACAACCTCCCAGTAAGGCTTCAACTGCAAATTCATAAATATATATGGAAGGTAGGAGAAAGAAAAAAAGTTCATCTTCAAAAAAGTTGCTAA
- the bioF gene encoding 8-amino-7-oxononanoate synthase: MFDEELRKLKEKGLLRELKWLESSHGPRVVINGEEYLNFSSNDYLGLASHPEIIKAAVNALKKYGFGSGASRLLSGSYIPHRELEERIARFKGTEAALIFNTGYSANTGVIPAIVKSGDTILSDELNHASIIDGARLSKAEIKVYRHRDVNHLEELLRKSAGKKLVITDTVFSMDGDVAPLKDIVSLYKKYDAMLMIDDAHATGVLGRTGRGAFEHFGIEASASSAQGIIQMGTLSKAFGCFGAFVAGSNDLIELLINKARSFIYSTALPPALASAAIKAIDIVDSESHGLRDKLWKNRRRLYRGLKRIGYNTLDSETPIIPLLTGDIESTMRLSNYLYDNKIFAPAIRPPTVPEGKCRIRFSVTAAHTEEDVDAVIERLKFQKSKIKNQNCGREDF; the protein is encoded by the coding sequence ATGTTTGATGAGGAGCTAAGGAAATTAAAGGAGAAGGGCCTCTTAAGGGAGCTTAAATGGCTTGAATCATCTCATGGCCCGAGGGTAGTCATCAACGGAGAAGAATACTTAAACTTCTCATCAAACGATTATCTCGGGCTTGCCAGCCACCCTGAGATTATAAAAGCTGCTGTAAATGCCCTGAAAAAATACGGCTTTGGCTCAGGCGCATCAAGGCTTTTAAGCGGCTCCTACATTCCCCATAGAGAGCTTGAGGAGCGGATAGCCAGATTTAAAGGGACAGAGGCTGCCCTAATTTTCAATACAGGCTATTCAGCAAATACCGGGGTAATACCTGCCATTGTGAAATCCGGTGATACAATCTTGAGCGATGAGTTAAATCATGCAAGCATTATTGATGGCGCAAGACTTTCAAAGGCAGAGATAAAGGTTTACAGACACAGGGACGTTAATCACCTTGAAGAACTTTTAAGAAAATCCGCGGGCAAAAAACTCGTAATAACTGACACTGTATTCAGCATGGACGGGGATGTTGCGCCTCTTAAAGATATAGTTTCTCTGTACAAAAAATATGATGCAATGCTTATGATTGATGATGCCCATGCAACTGGCGTCCTCGGAAGGACAGGCAGGGGAGCGTTTGAGCATTTTGGTATTGAAGCTTCGGCAAGCTCAGCTCAGGGCATAATCCAGATGGGAACTTTAAGCAAGGCATTTGGCTGTTTCGGGGCATTTGTTGCTGGTTCAAATGACCTGATAGAACTTCTGATAAACAAGGCGAGGAGCTTTATTTATTCAACCGCCCTTCCTCCTGCATTAGCAAGCGCTGCAATAAAGGCAATAGATATAGTTGATTCTGAATCGCATGGGCTGAGGGATAAACTATGGAAAAACAGAAGAAGGCTTTACCGGGGACTTAAGAGAATTGGTTATAATACCCTTGATTCTGAGACGCCTATAATTCCACTGTTAACAGGAGACATTGAAAGCACCATGAGGCTAAGCAATTATCTTTATGACAATAAGATATTTGCTCCAGCAATAAGGCCGCCGACAGTGCCTGAGGGAAAATGCAGGATAAGATTTTCTGTTACAGCCGCACATACGGAGGAAGATGTAGATGCGGTTATTGAAAGATTAAAATTTCAAAAATCAAAAATCAAAAATCAAAATTGTGGAAGAGAAGATTTTTAA
- a CDS encoding SDR family NAD(P)-dependent oxidoreductase, whose translation MVCLITGSSRGLGKAIALAFGRRGHQVVIHYKDKSSEAEEVASQVK comes from the coding sequence ATGGTCTGTCTAATTACAGGTTCATCTCGCGGTCTTGGTAAAGCTATTGCCCTCGCATTTGGCAGGAGGGGGCATCAGGTTGTTATCCATTATAAAGATAAAAGTAGTGAAGCAGAAGAAGTTGCCTCACAGGTAAAGTAA
- a CDS encoding SDR family oxidoreductase: MLKADVRNFEEVKTLTDEVIKRWGRIDVLVNNAGITKESLLLKTSDADFDEVMATNLKGPFNFIRAATPYMIKQGHGHIINISSIAGIKGKAGLSAYSASKAALIGLALSAASEFAQHNIMVNAVLPGYMLTDMGSNATDKARETALRDNLLRRFSNPHEVAEFIAHLSETSGITGQVFNLDSRVI; the protein is encoded by the coding sequence GTGCTTAAAGCTGATGTCAGGAATTTTGAAGAAGTAAAAACTCTGACTGACGAGGTTATCAAAAGATGGGGAAGGATTGATGTCCTTGTAAATAATGCCGGTATTACAAAAGAGTCCCTGCTCTTAAAGACATCGGATGCAGATTTTGATGAAGTAATGGCTACGAATCTTAAAGGCCCGTTTAATTTTATACGGGCAGCAACACCATACATGATAAAACAGGGCCATGGGCACATAATAAATATCTCCTCAATTGCTGGAATTAAAGGTAAGGCAGGGCTTTCAGCCTATTCTGCCTCAAAGGCTGCTCTTATTGGCCTGGCACTATCGGCTGCTTCAGAGTTTGCTCAACATAATATAATGGTAAATGCAGTCCTGCCTGGCTACATGCTAACTGACATGGGCAGCAACGCTACAGATAAGGCAAGAGAAACGGCTTTGAGGGACAACCTTCTCAGGAGGTTTTCAAATCCCCATGAAGTTGCAGAATTCATAGCCCATCTTTCAGAGACAAGTGGAATAACAGGGCAGGTATTTAATCTGGATAGCAGGGTTATATAA
- a CDS encoding TldD/PmbA family protein: MDIASLAEDALRLALKKGCDGAEVFIKASKSISAEAKDGGVEALETAREFGMAVKVIKGQRLGFSFISGPVDSQQSAVGSRSNKNVPPIDKCVEKALEGACWTGADGYNDIADFRSPSDVLIWDEDITLINEDDAIKNAVLLENGALSFDRKVKKVRKATSTFVSNDVAIFNSKGVNISYKGTSVSAHVMAIAQDGGDSQMGWDYGFSRQLKDIDFASIGAGAAKKAVMLLGAKKINAVKAPVILDPMVASEFLGILSLSFSAESVQKGKSLLADRVDKIITSPILNIIDDGTMPWCPGTSPVDDEGIPARRKVLIENGRLTGFLHNTYTARKAGIVSTGNAVRGSFKSYPGVGITNLYITPQDEAKGLRLKAEEILSAEGQKCKSAEEKTSKLQSFVSSVGKGLFVIEAMGVHTANPISGDFSVGISGLWIENGRPLFPVKEAVISGNIFEMFKRVGGVGKDLRFFGRLGSPSLLIGEMDISA; encoded by the coding sequence ATGGACATTGCTTCATTAGCAGAGGATGCGCTTAGACTTGCCCTTAAAAAGGGCTGTGATGGCGCCGAGGTTTTTATAAAGGCCTCAAAGAGCATTTCAGCAGAGGCCAAAGATGGCGGGGTAGAGGCATTAGAGACGGCCAGAGAATTTGGCATGGCAGTTAAGGTCATTAAGGGGCAGAGACTCGGGTTTTCTTTTATATCAGGGCCTGTTGATAGTCAGCAGTCGGCAGTCGGCAGTCGGTCTAATAAGAACGTCCCACCTATTGATAAATGTGTAGAAAAGGCATTGGAGGGAGCTTGCTGGACAGGCGCAGACGGATACAATGATATTGCTGATTTTAGGTCTCCTTCGGATGTCCTTATATGGGATGAAGATATTACATTGATAAACGAGGACGATGCTATAAAAAACGCTGTGCTTCTTGAGAATGGGGCACTATCTTTTGACAGGAAGGTAAAAAAGGTCAGAAAGGCTACATCTACTTTTGTCAGCAATGATGTTGCCATATTTAACTCAAAAGGTGTGAACATTTCATATAAAGGCACTTCTGTCAGTGCCCATGTAATGGCCATTGCCCAGGATGGGGGAGACAGCCAGATGGGCTGGGACTATGGATTTAGCAGACAGCTCAAAGATATTGATTTTGCTTCCATAGGTGCAGGGGCAGCAAAGAAGGCGGTGATGCTTTTAGGTGCAAAGAAAATCAATGCTGTAAAAGCGCCTGTTATACTTGACCCTATGGTGGCATCCGAGTTCCTGGGCATCCTCAGCCTTTCATTCTCTGCAGAATCAGTGCAAAAGGGAAAGTCTTTGTTAGCAGACAGGGTTGATAAAATCATAACAAGCCCTATATTGAATATAATTGACGATGGCACAATGCCGTGGTGCCCTGGCACGTCTCCTGTTGATGATGAGGGTATTCCAGCTCGCAGGAAAGTCCTTATTGAAAATGGAAGGCTTACAGGCTTTCTACACAACACTTATACTGCAAGAAAGGCAGGAATTGTCTCAACAGGTAATGCAGTAAGGGGGAGTTTCAAGAGTTATCCTGGCGTGGGAATCACAAATCTTTATATTACCCCTCAGGATGAGGCTAAAGGCTTAAGGCTTAAGGCTGAAGAGATACTTAGTGCGGAAGGGCAGAAGTGCAAAAGTGCAGAAGAAAAAACTTCAAAGCTTCAGAGCTTCGTCTCTTCAGTTGGAAAAGGGCTTTTTGTCATTGAGGCAATGGGTGTGCATACAGCTAATCCCATATCAGGAGATTTTTCAGTTGGTATCTCTGGCTTATGGATAGAAAATGGAAGACCTTTGTTTCCAGTTAAGGAGGCAGTTATATCAGGAAATATCTTTGAGATGTTCAAAAGGGTGGGGGGTGTTGGCAAGGACCTGAGGTTTTTCGGCAGGCTGGGCTCTCCGAGTCTTTTAATCGGAGAAATGGATATTAGTGCATAA
- a CDS encoding hemerythrin family protein: MALQWTQALSVGVDEIDNQHKELFNRINNLHTTISQGKGKEDIAKVIKFLEDYVITHFGAEERYMTRYDYPGYLAHKAQHTEFIKDFSNLKKEFETQGATSYLVIQVNLRVGDWLINHIGKVDKALGTFLETKI; encoded by the coding sequence ATGGCACTGCAATGGACTCAAGCCTTATCAGTAGGTGTAGATGAGATTGATAACCAGCATAAAGAGTTATTTAACAGAATAAACAACCTGCATACTACAATAAGTCAGGGTAAGGGCAAGGAAGATATTGCTAAAGTAATCAAGTTTTTAGAGGATTACGTAATAACACATTTTGGCGCAGAAGAAAGGTATATGACCAGATATGACTATCCAGGCTATTTAGCACACAAGGCACAACACACAGAATTTATAAAAGACTTTTCTAACTTAAAAAAAGAGTTTGAGACACAGGGTGCGACTTCATATTTAGTAATACAGGTTAATCTTCGGGTAGGTGATTGGCTTATAAATCATATCGGCAAAGTAGATAAAGCCCTGGGTACGTTTTTGGAGACTAAGATATGA